The genomic segment TTTCCAATATACGACTGTCCATGCTGCCCATAGAAAAGCCAAAAGCTCCCCTGGCCCCCTGGAAGCCGTTCTTGAATGCTGCTGCAAGATCATCCTGATCAAAATCCGATATGATTTTTTTATCAAATTTTATATGTCCGGTCTTTTCTTCCTTTTTCTGGACAGGCTTGGGTTTATGATTCCGGCTGCTTTCCCACCTGGCAATTATGGAATTAATAAAAGCAGTCTGCTGCTCATACAATGTGTCAGGAAATAAAATTTTATAATTTTCCCAGAAAACAATAAAAGCAGGTTTTCCTTTTATTTTGAATTCAGGATTTTCCAGTTCAGTACAAAGACATAAAACAAAAGAATTTGTTTGATCATCCAGTTTAATTTTATAACAGATTTTTTCAACTCCGCAGTTTTTCAATAAATACGTTCGGAGATTCGGATTGCCTGAACTGATATGTTCATTGGCTTTTAGAATATCCCATAATTTTTTTGTTTCTTCCGTTTCCAGTTCAATCATATCTTCTATTTAATACCCCGCAGTTTCAATCAATTTTCCCAGGCTTCCATTTCTGCCTCAAGTTCAGGGTCAGGTTCCGGCATTGGGCGCTGCATTATGGCATAAAGGGAAACATTATCTGATGTTCTTGAGGACTGCAGCCTGCATTCTTCCAGATATGCCTTTATTTTATGCACCATCTGGGATCTGTCTTTCCTGGTCAAATCCGGGCTTGAAAATATTTCTATTTTGATGTTTATGAAAAGTTCTTTTGCTTTTTGTGCCTGATTTTTTAAACCGAAGTTCCTGCAAAATCCAACTTTTTCATCATAACTATTTGATTTTATTAGATGCCATTTTTTGTGTAGGCATGTAACGCATGTAATAATTTCAGACAGTTACAAAATCAAAAAGGAACTTCCGTTTAAAACTGCATCTACTGCCTGATCAACCAGGTTTTTTATCCTGGTCAGTGCTTCCCATTCCTGGCAGTCTCTTTTTTCAATGTGAAACAGCATATAGCTGTAACCTTCAAGGGGCTTATGCCTGGTTCCTGATTTTTGTCCTTCTTTTGGCTGCCATGCCCTGAGCTGGTCGCTGACAATGCACAGATGAAGATTTTCAACCTCTTCCTGGTCTGCCAGGATAACGGCAAAATATCCGGGTTTCAGCATATTACCCCTGGAAGTACTGGAAAAGGTCTGCCGGCATCCCAGTTCAAGCCTGCTGCCGCTGATACCCATAAGGTCTTCAATACCGCTGTAAACCGGTGCTGCCAGATGCATTACAGAAGAAAGTTCAGGAACCGGGAGCAGTTTGGAAAAACGGCCCAGGGTATTTATAAATTTATTTATCCAGTCGCTTGCCTCCATACTGAACAATCCTGCCTGAAGCTCAACTGTCCCGTGATTAAAAGGAAAAAGCGGGGTCAGGGCATGGTTAAGCTGGATGATCCTGTCAAGATTCTCCTGTGCCAGTTCCTTGAGAAATCCCGGGCCTGCAATATATGGTATGGCAACTTCATGATCCCCGTGATTAAAACGTATGGCTGAATGCACCACAGGATAACGGGTTTTAAAAAATTCCATATTTTTTTGCAGACACATTTCCACAAGCCAGATACGGCAGTAAGACTGCCCAGGCTCAAAAGGAGCCGGGTCATAATCTGAGTCTGTCTGCTCTGGGTTAAAATTGACAACTGAGTGCTGTTTTGCATTCTGTGAAAAATCATTTAAAATTAATTCCCGGAAATTCATTTTATTTCTCCTTATTATTTCCCAATTAATAATTTACCCTCAAACCCTAAGGGTTTTAAAAACCCTTAGGGTTTCATTCTTCATCTATAAACACTGCCAGCTTTTCCTTCAAGATGCGGATTGGAACTGCTTCTGTTGTTCCCTGTTCAATGGTTCTGCCTGTTCCGGGAATCCCCCTGTGAATTGCTGTCAGTTCCCATTTTTTATTGAAAACAGGAGCGCCTGAAGAACCTTTGCATGTTTTAATGGTATGGTCTATATAATTTTCTCCGACCTGGGTTATCTGTCCTGGTTCTGAAATCTTTAAACATTTTCCCCCGGGGTGATGGAGCATTCTTGCCTGGTATTCCTTGCTGCTGCTTAATATCTCCCATGAAATGGAAACAGGGGAGCGTTCAGGCGGTTCCTTTATTTTTACAAGGGCATAATCCGGTCTCATGGTTCCTTTTATAGAATCAAGATCAAGTTCATAAAGATTCCAATCCTTCTCAAGCCTGGAATCATCATAATATCCAAATCTTACCCATGCCTGACTTAAATTGTTCAAAACATGAAAACAGGTCAGCAAAAGCCCGTTTCGGATCAGCACTCCGGTTCCAATGCCTGTTTCACACGGGGACTCAATCCTGACGACAGCGCTCCTGGCTTTCAGTATCCTGAAATTTTCCTGCCCTCTGGAAATGAACATTTTACAGACATGTTTTTCCCTGTCATCCAGGCTGTAAATATCTTTAAACATCTCCATAAAATCAAGCAGCCTCATCAGGGGATGATAATCAAGCCTTGATTCAGATACGCGGAAGTCTCTTATTTTTGCAAGAAGATTCAAAACAAAGGAATCGGCCGGTAAATCATATTTTAACTTATCCAAAAAAGAAGATTCAATGCCAGCGTTTTCAAGCGCATCCCTCCGCTCCCGTGGCGACAGATGGGCAGATGCAAATTTTTTCAGGACAGGCATAATTTCCCTGTTATCATCAATATTTATAAATTCTTCAGGATTCATGATTATCTCCGGGTACTGTTTATTTTTAGATCAAAAATCAGATATTAACGGTTAGTTGAAAAAGGAGTGCCAAACTCACGTTAATTTACAACACTAATAACAACGTCTGTGATCTGTATATTTTATTCAAGTCCTTTAATAATAACAATCATATTTTCCCTCATCATGCCGATATATGTTTCTCCAGCCGTGTCTTTTTCTCCCATTGAATCAGAATAAAGCCGGCCTCCTATGCGCACACCGGCTTCCCTTGCTATTTCTCTGAGTAATTTGGGGTTTACACTGGTTTCAACAAATACAGCCCGTGTTTTGTAATTGCGGATGGAATTGACTACCTCTTTATGACGTTCTGGTGTCATGCCTGCGCCAACTTCACCGCCTGTTGACCATCCCACCGGAGCAAGGCTCAGGAAATTGTGATTTGCATTAAATTTGTACTCCCGGCAGAAATAATTAAACGCATCATGACTGGTAACAAGTATTCTCCGCTCAGGCATAATTTTGTTTACCTGCTCTTTGAGCCAGGAATGGAGGACCCTGAGCTGCTGCAAGAAGAGTTTTGCACGGGCCTCATACTGCGGTTTTCCCTGGGGATCAAGTTCTATAACTGCTTTGAGTATATTATTTACATATACAGCAGCGTTTACAGGAGAAAACCAGGCATGGGGATCAGCAAGTTTTTCTCCAGATGCTTCTATTTCAAGGGGTTTTATTCCGTTTGTACATGTTATCAGTGGTTTGCCTGCATCTTTTGCAAGGACTGCCATCCAGTTTTTTCCTTCAAGATTAAGTCCATTTTCCAGGGCCAGATCAGCGCTGAGAACAGTTTTAGCATCCTGGGGGGTTGGCATATATGTATGGGGGTCAGCTCCAGGGGCAAGAATGGATTTTACTTCGCACCGGTCTCCAGCAACCTGGCGGGCAAAGTCTGCAATCTGTGTGGTTGAGCAGACTATAACCGGTTTTTTTAAGGTTTCATCCTGTGCTGTAGTTAAAGATGTATATGAAAAAAAACAAAGCAATGCAGCCAGTATGATATTTTTATTCATTTTATTGTCCTTATTTTTGAAGATTTATCTTCAAGTTTTAATATGTTCAATCCTTTTTCCAGGAAATATCGGCTGTTGATGTAATATAATTACAATACCTGCCCAGCATAAAAAGATAGTCTGATAAACGGTTGATATATATTAAAATTTCCTGAAAGGAGATTATTAAATCCTGTTCTTTGCCATAATCCAGGCTGATGATCCGCCTTTCAGCTCTTCTGCAGACAGTTCTTGCAATATGTGCCCATGCAGAAGAAATATGTCCTCCTGGAAGTATAAAGGATTTAAGCTGGGGCAGGACTGAATCCATCCTGTCAATTGCCAGCTCAAGCTGCCTGCTTTTTTCCCTGTCAAATTTTTTCAAAGACTTGAAGGCTGGAGATTCAGGTGTGGTTGCCAGAACAGCGCCCATAATTAAAAGATCAGATTGAATCTGTTGAATTTCATTAATAACAGCTCTTTGTTCTTCTGATTTTTCATCAGGCATTGAAGCTGCAATTGCGCCCATAAATGAATTTAGTTCATCAAGTTCTCCATAAGCTTCAACCCGGTCATGGCATTTTTTAACACGTTCTCCGCTGAAAAGACTTGTTTGTCCCTGATCCCCGGTTCCTGTATATACTTTCATATCTTCTCCTTTC from the Desulfonema limicola genome contains:
- a CDS encoding trypsin-like peptidase domain-containing protein — encoded protein: MNPEEFINIDDNREIMPVLKKFASAHLSPRERRDALENAGIESSFLDKLKYDLPADSFVLNLLAKIRDFRVSESRLDYHPLMRLLDFMEMFKDIYSLDDREKHVCKMFISRGQENFRILKARSAVVRIESPCETGIGTGVLIRNGLLLTCFHVLNNLSQAWVRFGYYDDSRLEKDWNLYELDLDSIKGTMRPDYALVKIKEPPERSPVSISWEILSSSKEYQARMLHHPGGKCLKISEPGQITQVGENYIDHTIKTCKGSSGAPVFNKKWELTAIHRGIPGTGRTIEQGTTEAVPIRILKEKLAVFIDEE
- a CDS encoding metal ABC transporter solute-binding protein, Zn/Mn family, with translation MNKNIILAALLCFFSYTSLTTAQDETLKKPVIVCSTTQIADFARQVAGDRCEVKSILAPGADPHTYMPTPQDAKTVLSADLALENGLNLEGKNWMAVLAKDAGKPLITCTNGIKPLEIEASGEKLADPHAWFSPVNAAVYVNNILKAVIELDPQGKPQYEARAKLFLQQLRVLHSWLKEQVNKIMPERRILVTSHDAFNYFCREYKFNANHNFLSLAPVGWSTGGEVGAGMTPERHKEVVNSIRNYKTRAVFVETSVNPKLLREIAREAGVRIGGRLYSDSMGEKDTAGETYIGMMRENMIVIIKGLE
- a CDS encoding cob(I)yrinic acid a,c-diamide adenosyltransferase, with amino-acid sequence MKVYTGTGDQGQTSLFSGERVKKCHDRVEAYGELDELNSFMGAIAASMPDEKSEEQRAVINEIQQIQSDLLIMGAVLATTPESPAFKSLKKFDREKSRQLELAIDRMDSVLPQLKSFILPGGHISSAWAHIARTVCRRAERRIISLDYGKEQDLIISFQEILIYINRLSDYLFMLGRYCNYITSTADISWKKD